A single window of Pseudarthrobacter psychrotolerans DNA harbors:
- a CDS encoding FAD-dependent oxidoreductase, protein MATTPELQDRPRVLVVGGGYVGLYVALKLQKKIANAGGIVTLVDPLPYMTYQPFLPEVAGGNIEARHAVVSHRQHLKQTELIQGSVTSIDHANRTAVVAPADGGEHIEIPYFDIVVAAGAITRTFPIKGLADKGIGLKTIEEAVALRNKVLERLEAASTIADPAARAKALTFVVVGGGFAGIECITEMEDLARAAVKNNPRIRQEEVRFVLVEAMGRIMPEVTAPQAEWVVEHLRSRGIEVLLNTSLDSAEGSLKLINLPDKSFAQEFEADTLVWTAGVQANPMIRSSDFPLEPRGRVRVLPDLRIAGDEGIIDNAWAAGDIAAVPDLTGSGLPDGTCVPNAQHALRQAKRLAKNLWASRWDKPMKDYKHKNLGAVAGFGEWKGVANINLVGRIGLKGPLAWLAHRGYHGMAMPTMERKVRVIMGWILAFFMGRDTTQLIDLDNPRGAFVAAATPAPKPAAAAPAPAASTPEASAGAAKPGSAEATSVDPKQSVTADAK, encoded by the coding sequence ATGGCAACCACCCCAGAGCTCCAGGACCGTCCCAGGGTACTCGTCGTCGGCGGCGGATACGTCGGCCTGTACGTAGCACTCAAACTGCAGAAGAAGATCGCGAATGCCGGTGGCATCGTCACCCTCGTGGATCCACTGCCCTACATGACTTACCAGCCCTTCCTGCCCGAAGTGGCCGGCGGCAACATCGAGGCCCGCCACGCAGTGGTCTCGCACCGCCAGCACCTGAAGCAGACTGAACTCATCCAAGGCAGCGTCACCTCGATCGACCACGCCAACCGCACCGCCGTCGTGGCGCCCGCGGATGGCGGAGAGCACATCGAGATCCCCTACTTCGACATCGTGGTGGCCGCAGGCGCCATCACCCGCACCTTCCCCATCAAGGGCCTGGCGGACAAGGGCATCGGCCTGAAGACCATCGAAGAGGCCGTGGCCCTTCGCAACAAGGTGCTGGAGCGCCTCGAAGCCGCGTCCACCATCGCGGACCCCGCTGCCCGCGCCAAGGCCCTGACCTTCGTGGTTGTCGGTGGCGGCTTTGCCGGCATCGAGTGCATCACCGAAATGGAAGACCTGGCCCGCGCCGCGGTCAAGAACAACCCCCGCATCCGCCAGGAAGAAGTGCGCTTCGTCCTGGTTGAAGCCATGGGCCGCATCATGCCCGAGGTCACGGCACCGCAGGCCGAATGGGTTGTGGAGCACCTCCGCAGCCGCGGCATCGAGGTCCTGCTGAACACCTCCCTGGACAGCGCTGAGGGCTCCCTGAAGCTCATCAACCTCCCGGACAAGTCCTTCGCCCAGGAATTCGAAGCCGACACTCTCGTCTGGACTGCCGGCGTGCAGGCCAACCCGATGATCCGTTCCTCCGACTTCCCGCTGGAACCGCGCGGCCGAGTCCGCGTTCTGCCGGACCTGCGCATCGCCGGCGATGAAGGCATCATCGACAACGCGTGGGCTGCCGGCGACATCGCCGCCGTGCCGGACCTCACGGGCAGCGGCCTGCCGGACGGCACCTGCGTCCCGAACGCCCAGCACGCACTTCGCCAGGCCAAGCGCCTCGCCAAGAACCTGTGGGCTTCGCGCTGGGACAAGCCGATGAAGGACTACAAGCACAAGAACCTGGGTGCTGTGGCCGGTTTCGGCGAGTGGAAGGGTGTCGCGAACATCAACCTCGTGGGCCGCATCGGCCTCAAGGGCCCGCTCGCCTGGCTGGCACACCGCGGCTACCACGGCATGGCCATGCCCACCATGGAGCGCAAGGTCCGCGTCATCATGGGTTGGATCCTCGCGTTCTTTATGGGCCGCGACACCACCCAGCTGATCGACCTCGACAACCCGCGCGGTGCCTTCGTGGCGGCTGCCACACCGGCTCCCAAGCCGGCTGCGGCTGCTCCCGCCCCGGCGGCCAGCACGCCGGAGGCATCCGCGGGAGCTGCAAAGCCCGGCTCCGCGGAGGCCACCAGCGTGGACCCCAAGCAGTCGGTCACCGCGGACGCCAAGTAA
- a CDS encoding N-acetyltransferase: protein MTGEKNLQALLATLKPVLREGEYVYVLWPHGRPLEPGIEAAVREAEGLTVVLPRERADSLGLPYDFVAAWITLEVHSALEAVGLTAAVGKALTDARISCNVLAGFHHDHLLVPVADAPRAVEALAELSAASRHLPRPELLVRNETAADRGRILALTAEAFAVSPVTGLPVDGEPEEVEVLRQLFECEDYLPEFSVVAVMDDEIVGHVICTRGWVGDYGLLGLGPIGVTPRLQRHGIGSALLNDTIARANAAGEGGIALLGSTEYYPRFGFVPASSFGILPPDESWGDHFQLLPLALWPGGVHGTFRYAGPLAGE, encoded by the coding sequence ATGACTGGCGAAAAGAACCTCCAGGCCCTGCTGGCAACACTGAAACCGGTACTGCGCGAGGGAGAGTACGTCTACGTCCTGTGGCCGCATGGCAGGCCGCTCGAGCCCGGCATCGAGGCTGCCGTGCGTGAGGCCGAGGGCCTGACGGTGGTCCTGCCACGGGAAAGGGCAGACAGCCTGGGGCTGCCCTATGACTTTGTGGCGGCCTGGATCACCCTGGAGGTGCACTCTGCGCTGGAGGCTGTTGGCCTGACCGCCGCCGTCGGGAAAGCCCTGACCGACGCCAGGATCAGCTGCAACGTGCTGGCCGGCTTCCACCATGACCACCTGCTGGTGCCGGTGGCGGACGCGCCACGCGCCGTTGAAGCCCTCGCTGAGCTGTCAGCCGCAAGCCGGCACCTGCCCCGGCCCGAGCTGCTGGTCCGGAACGAGACGGCTGCTGACCGGGGCAGGATCCTCGCGTTGACGGCCGAGGCGTTCGCGGTCTCCCCGGTCACAGGCCTGCCCGTGGACGGGGAACCCGAAGAGGTAGAAGTGCTCCGCCAACTCTTCGAATGCGAGGACTACCTGCCAGAGTTCAGCGTAGTGGCGGTGATGGACGACGAAATAGTCGGCCATGTGATCTGCACGCGGGGCTGGGTGGGCGACTACGGGCTGCTGGGGCTCGGGCCCATCGGGGTGACACCCAGGCTGCAGCGCCATGGGATCGGCAGCGCCCTCCTGAATGACACCATCGCCCGGGCCAACGCGGCGGGGGAAGGCGGGATTGCGTTGCTGGGCAGCACCGAATACTACCCGCGCTTCGGCTTCGTCCCGGCTTCGTCCTTCGGCATCCTGCCGCCCGACGAATCCTGGGGCGACCACTTCCAGCTGCTCCCGCTGGCACTCTGGCCCGGCGGGGTCCACGGGACATTCCGGTACGCCGGACCGCTTGCGGGCGAATGA